The Glycine soja cultivar W05 chromosome 6, ASM419377v2, whole genome shotgun sequence genome has a window encoding:
- the LOC114414071 gene encoding uncharacterized protein LOC114414071 — MVGVFRRSLSFPNKNPNRPSAPKPHISHHIRSISLPCRSHPLISEIKDEINGLRAWASTSKSNPQTHTTISHGLTLLKDTHETLQHILQLPQTLETLRSHPLWVEKLLEDFLRFVDAFGMFQTAIMSLKEEHSSAQMVIRKRDESKVVAYVKAKKKISKEMEKLVSVLRCVHVTQHQQHSMLQVPSFIVDAELRHVIADVMSVTVSVSVALFNGIGVSFSSRRITWTQMVKLSRNYGGRVNNNKEHEGIEELRNGVELVERLHQNLKKKGDEEVRLVLKKMRDLEECVCGIESVTEKVFRALINSRVALLNILTLTR, encoded by the coding sequence ATGGTAGGAGTTTTCCGGCGCTCCCTTTCATTCCCAAACAAAAATCCGAACCGTCCATCAGCTCCGAAACCGCACATATCTCACCACATCAGGTCCATCAGTCTTCCGTGCAGATCTCACCCTCTGATCTCAGAGATCAAGGACGAGATCAACGGCCTCAGAGCCTGGGCCTCCACCTCAAAATCCAATCcacaaacacacacaacaaTTTCCCACGGTTTAACCCTTCTCAAAGATACACACGAAACCCTTCAACACATTCTCCAACTCCCCCAGACTCTAGAAACCCTCAGAAGCCACCCTCTCTGGGTCGAGAAGCTTCTAGAAGACTTCCTCCGTTTCGTCGACGCCTTCGGAATGTTCCAAACAGCCATTATGTCTCTCAAGGAAGAACACTCCTCCGCTCAGATGGTCATAAGAAAACGCGACGAGTCCAAGGTTGTCGCCTACGTAAAAGCTAAGAAGAAAATTTCCAAGGAAATGGAAAAGCTCGTGTCTGTCCTCCGATGTGTTCACGTCACACAACATCAGCAACATTCCATGCTGCAGGTTCCATCTTTCATTGTGGATGCTGAACTGAGACACGTCATCGCGGATGTCATGAGCGTCACGGTGTCCGTTTCCGTTGCGCTGTTCAACGGGATTGGGGTGTCGTTTTCGTCACGAAGGATAACGTGGACGCAGATGGTGAAGTTGTCCAGAAATTACGGTGGGAGGGTGAATAATAATAAGGAGCATGAAGGCATTGAAGAGCTTCGAAATGGGGTGGAATTAGTGGAAAGGCTTCATCAGAATCTGAAGAAGAAGGGTGATGAAGAAGTCAGGTTGGTTTTGAAGAAGATGCGGGATTTGGAGGAATGTGTTTGTGGCATTGAAAGTGTTACCGAGAAAGTTTTCAGGGCTTTGATAAACTCTCGGGTGGCGCTACTCAATATTCTTACCCTTACACGGTAG
- the LOC114414545 gene encoding WD repeat-containing protein DWA2-like isoform X2: MPTQLVQKYGFRKRKKKKTQRAATLLCIEVSHGGCSIRFGVEEKERAMQAASSGIGYGLKYQARCISDVKADTDHTSFLAGTLSLKEENEVHLIRLSSSGTELFCEGLFSHPNEIWDLVSCPFDQRIFSTVYSNGETYGAAIWQIPELYGELNSPQLERITSLDTDSGKIKCILWWPSGRHDKLININEENLYLWNLDVSKKIALVQSQDSAGMLHKLSGGAWNPHDVSSVAATCESYLQFWDVRTMKKTMSIECSHVCSVDYHPQKQHMLVTAEHESGIHIWDLRKPKVPIQELPGHTHWTWTVKCNPEYDGMILSAGTDSTVNLWLASINHDELTTERQANSSARWVDPLLNTYSDYEDSIYGLTWSSCEPWIFASLSYDGRVVVESVKPFISKK; encoded by the exons ATGCCTACACAACTGGTCCAAAAATACGGcttcagaaaaagaaaaaagaaaaaaacccaGCGAGCAGCAACTCTACTTTGTATTGAGGTGTCGCACGGCGGGTGTAGTATTAGATTCGGCGtcgaagaaaaagaaagagcaaTGCAAGCTGCGTCTTCAGGCATCGGATACGGTCTAAAATATCAG GCTAGGTGCATATCGGATGTTAAAGCAGACACAGATCACACTAGCTTCCTCGCTGGCACTCTCAGCctcaaagaagaaaatgag GTACATCTGATTCGGCTTTCGTCGAGTGGAACTGAACTCTTCTGCGAGGGATTGTTCTCTCACCCCAACGAGATCTGGGACCTTGTCTCTTGTCCCTTTGATCAACGGATCTTTTCAACCGTCTACTCTAACG gtgaAACGTATGGGGCAGCAATATGGCAGATCCCCGAGCTATATGGCGAGTTAAATTCACCTCAGCTAGAGAGAATTACCTCACTTGACACAGATTCTGGCAAGATTAAATG TATTCTATGGTGGCCATCTGGAAGACATGATAAATTGATCAACATCAATGAGGAAAACCTGTACTTGTGGAATTTAGACGTTTCAAAGAAAATTGCACTG GTACAATCGCAAGATTCCGCTGGTATGCTGCACAAGTTATCTGGAGGGGCATGGAACCCACATGATGTGAGTTCTGTTGCTGCAACTTGTGAATCGTATCTCCAATTTTGGGATGTCAGAACAATGAA GAAGACTATGTCAATCGAGTGTTCCCATGTATGCAGTGTTGATTACCATCCCCAAAAGCAGCACATGCTT GTTACTGCAGAACATGAGTCTGGGATACATATTTGGGATCTAAGAAAACCTAAAGTTCCCATCCAAGAGCTTCCAGGACATACTCATTG GACTTGGACTGTCAAGTGTAACCCAGAGTATGATGGAATGATCTTG AGTGCTGGTACGGATTCAACTGTCAACTTGTGGCTTGCCTCAATAAATCATGATGAGTTAACAACTGAAAG ACAAGCCAATTCATCTGCCCGATGGGTTGATCCATTGCTTAATACGTACAGTGATTATGAAGACAGCATTTATG GGCTCACATGGAGTTCTTGTGAACCATGGATCTTTGCATCATTATCCTATGATGGCAGG GTTGTTGTTGAATCAGTGAAGCCTTTCATCTCCAAAAAA
- the LOC114414545 gene encoding WD repeat-containing protein DWA2-like isoform X1 yields the protein MPTQLVQKYGFRKRKKKKTQRAATLLCIEVSHGGCSIRFGVEEKERAMQAASSGIGYGLKYQARCISDVKADTDHTSFLAGTLSLKEENEVHLIRLSSSGTELFCEGLFSHPNEIWDLVSCPFDQRIFSTVYSNGETYGAAIWQIPELYGELNSPQLERITSLDTDSGKIKCILWWPSGRHDKLININEENLYLWNLDVSKKIALVQSQDSAGMLHKLSGGAWNPHDVSSVAATCESYLQFWDVRTMKKTMSIECSHVCSVDYHPQKQHMLVTAEHESGIHIWDLRKPKVPIQELPGHTHWTWTVKCNPEYDGMILSAGTDSTVNLWLASINHDELTTERSSYYLKMLLYYIYFRTTFYSSMLTLADKPIHLPDGLIHCLIRTVIMKTAFMGSHGVLVNHGSLHHYPMMAGLLLNQ from the exons ATGCCTACACAACTGGTCCAAAAATACGGcttcagaaaaagaaaaaagaaaaaaacccaGCGAGCAGCAACTCTACTTTGTATTGAGGTGTCGCACGGCGGGTGTAGTATTAGATTCGGCGtcgaagaaaaagaaagagcaaTGCAAGCTGCGTCTTCAGGCATCGGATACGGTCTAAAATATCAG GCTAGGTGCATATCGGATGTTAAAGCAGACACAGATCACACTAGCTTCCTCGCTGGCACTCTCAGCctcaaagaagaaaatgag GTACATCTGATTCGGCTTTCGTCGAGTGGAACTGAACTCTTCTGCGAGGGATTGTTCTCTCACCCCAACGAGATCTGGGACCTTGTCTCTTGTCCCTTTGATCAACGGATCTTTTCAACCGTCTACTCTAACG gtgaAACGTATGGGGCAGCAATATGGCAGATCCCCGAGCTATATGGCGAGTTAAATTCACCTCAGCTAGAGAGAATTACCTCACTTGACACAGATTCTGGCAAGATTAAATG TATTCTATGGTGGCCATCTGGAAGACATGATAAATTGATCAACATCAATGAGGAAAACCTGTACTTGTGGAATTTAGACGTTTCAAAGAAAATTGCACTG GTACAATCGCAAGATTCCGCTGGTATGCTGCACAAGTTATCTGGAGGGGCATGGAACCCACATGATGTGAGTTCTGTTGCTGCAACTTGTGAATCGTATCTCCAATTTTGGGATGTCAGAACAATGAA GAAGACTATGTCAATCGAGTGTTCCCATGTATGCAGTGTTGATTACCATCCCCAAAAGCAGCACATGCTT GTTACTGCAGAACATGAGTCTGGGATACATATTTGGGATCTAAGAAAACCTAAAGTTCCCATCCAAGAGCTTCCAGGACATACTCATTG GACTTGGACTGTCAAGTGTAACCCAGAGTATGATGGAATGATCTTG AGTGCTGGTACGGATTCAACTGTCAACTTGTGGCTTGCCTCAATAAATCATGATGAGTTAACAACTGAAAGGTCATCTTATTATCTTAAGATGTTActatattacatttattttaggACTACTTTTTATTCATCTATGCTTACTTTAGCAGACAAGCCAATTCATCTGCCCGATGGGTTGATCCATTGCTTAATACGTACAGTGATTATGAAGACAGCATTTATG GGCTCACATGGAGTTCTTGTGAACCATGGATCTTTGCATCATTATCCTATGATGGCAGG GTTGTTGTTGAATCAGTGA
- the LOC114414546 gene encoding uncharacterized protein LOC114414546: protein MLQSPRKFVTPFTKCVSDLNWRLTGLIIPLVLFITFFSLHYSSSTSSNGFSAFYPVQQFLFNLPFKFISEEDPVVSKDELLRSKIAVCLVGGARRFELTGPSIIEMVLKEYPNSDVFLHSPLDKDTFKFSLLKFAPNVAAVRIFHPQPLPENESYVRVLTAHNSPNGIQGLLQYFNLVEGCLTMIKSHQQKKNFTYDWIIRTRVDGYWNAPLGSENFVPGKYLVPAGSSYGGLNDRLGIGDLRTSTVALSRLSLVPNLDSAGFNNLNSEAAFKAQLTTLNVSHVAKRLPFCVVSDRRYDFPPGRFGVPVAALSSPGPLSGAKCRPCREVCEGLCAETVMDSVEKVWSWTHWENGALQLCDAHDAWESGWEKNFDRLAGKKFAAARKRIQSMKMEECVKDFVQLRKRSAHWSAPLVDEICALGLNPP, encoded by the exons ATGTTACAGAGCCCCAGAAAGTTTGTGACGCCCTTTACTAAATGTGTTTCTGATCTCAATTGGCGTTTAACTGGGTTGATCATCCCTCTAGTTTTATTCATCACGTTCTTCTCTCTCCATTATTCATCTTCCACTTCTTCAAACGGTTTTTCAGCCTTTTACCCTGTTCAGCAGTTTCTCTTCAACCTCCCTTTTAAGTTTATCAGCGAGGAAGATCCTGTTGTTTCCAAGGATGAGTTGTTGCGGTCCAAAATTGCGGTGTGTTTGGTTGGTGGTGCCAGAAGGTTCGAACTCACGGGACCCTCCATTATCGAAATGGTGCTCAAAGAATACCCCAATTCGGATGTTTTTCTTCATAGCCCGTTAGACAAGGACACGTTCAAGTTCTCGCTCCTGAAGTTTGCGCCGAACGTCGCCGCCGTTCGAATCTTCCACCCTCAACCGTTGCCGGAAAACGAGTCGTATGTTCGAGTCCTCACCGCGCATAACTCGCCCAACGGAATCCAG GGGCTTCTTCAGTACTTTAACCTAGTGGAGGGATGCCTAACGATGATAAAATCACACCAACAGAAGAAAAACTTCACGTACGATTGGATAATCCGAACACGTGTTGACGGGTACTGGAACGCACCGTTGGGTTCCGAAAACTTCGTTCCGGGAAAGTACCTGGTCCCAGCGGGCTCCTCCTACGGTGGACTCAACGACCGCTTAGGAATCGGCGACCTCAGAACCTCGACGGTGGCACTGTCGCGTCTCTCTTTAGTTCCAAACCTCGATTCCGCTGGCTTCAACAACCTCAACTCAGAGGCAGCGTTTAAGGCCCAACTCACGACGCTGAACGTGAGCCACGTGGCAAAACGACTCCCGTTTTGCGTCGTTTCGGACCGCAGGTACGATTTTCCACCGGGGCGGTTCGGGGTGCCGGTGGCGGCGCTGTCGAGCCCGGGCCCACTGAGTGGGGCCAAGTGCAGGCCATGCAGGGAGGTGTGTGAGGGTTTGTGCGCGGAAACTGTGATGGATTCGGTTGAGAAGGTGTGGAGTTGGACCCATTGGGAGAACGGTGCGCTTCAGCTTTGCGACGCTCACGATGCGTGGGAGAGTGGTTGGGAGAAGAATTTTGACCGGCTTGCTGGGAAGAAATTTGCGGCGGCTAGGAAGCGAATTCAGTCTATGAAAATGGAGGAGTGCGTTAAGGATTTTGTTCAATTGAGGAAACGGAGTGCGCATTGGAGTGCGCCTCTGGTGGATGAGATTTGTGCATTGGGTTTGAATCCACCCTGA